The Ancylobacter sp. WKF20 genome contains a region encoding:
- the hemJ gene encoding protoporphyrinogen oxidase HemJ has protein sequence MAYDWIKALHVMAVISWMAGLFYLPRLMVYHCDAAPGSVQSETFKIMERRLLKAIMNPAMIVTWLAGLYLVWAGGWYVAPWMHAKFALVLAMSAFHGRCVGWVRDFAEDRNTKAGRYFRIANEVPTLLMIGIVILVIVKPF, from the coding sequence ATGGCCTATGACTGGATCAAGGCGCTGCATGTGATGGCGGTCATCTCCTGGATGGCCGGGCTGTTCTATTTGCCGCGCCTCATGGTCTATCACTGCGACGCGGCGCCCGGCTCGGTGCAGTCCGAGACCTTCAAGATCATGGAGCGGCGCCTGCTCAAGGCGATCATGAACCCCGCCATGATCGTCACCTGGCTCGCCGGGCTTTATCTGGTCTGGGCGGGCGGCTGGTATGTCGCGCCGTGGATGCACGCGAAATTCGCGCTGGTGCTGGCGATGAGCGCGTTTCACGGGCGCTGCGTGGGCTGGGTGCGCGATTTCGCCGAGGATCGCAACACAAAGGCCGGGCGCTATTTCCGCATCGCCAACGAGGTGCCGACGCTATTGATGATCGGCATCGTCATTCTGGTCATCGTTAAGCCTTTTTGA
- the hemE gene encoding uroporphyrinogen decarboxylase, with protein sequence MAERVVKAVLDGHVASRTPIWMMRQAGRYLPEYRAVRATAGDFLTLCYTPEHAIEVTLQPIRRFGFDAAILFSDILVVPHALGCDLTFEQGEGPRLSTVTNLNELNALSTELDASKIDRVYEAVTEIRARLPDETTLLGFCGAPWTLATYMIAGRGTPDQAPARLASMRDPAFFAALIDKLVEASATYLIGQFRAGVDAVQIFDSWAGVLDPEAFEQWSVRPIRRIVSAVRAEIPEARIIAFPKGATQAGLTSMALASGVNGVGLDWTADRRAVRGALGGRFALQGNLDPLALIAGGAALDRAIDTLMADFRGAAHIFNLGHGIRPETPIAHVEQMIRRLRG encoded by the coding sequence ATGGCTGAGCGGGTGGTGAAAGCGGTGCTGGACGGTCATGTCGCCAGCCGCACGCCGATCTGGATGATGCGCCAGGCTGGACGCTATCTGCCGGAGTACCGGGCGGTGCGGGCAACCGCCGGCGATTTCCTCACCCTCTGCTACACGCCCGAGCATGCGATCGAGGTGACGCTCCAGCCGATTCGCCGCTTCGGCTTCGACGCGGCGATCCTGTTTTCCGATATTCTCGTCGTCCCGCACGCGTTGGGCTGCGACCTCACCTTCGAGCAGGGCGAAGGCCCGCGGCTGAGCACCGTGACGAACCTCAATGAACTCAATGCTTTGAGCACTGAGCTCGACGCCTCGAAGATCGACCGGGTCTATGAGGCGGTCACTGAAATCCGCGCTCGGCTGCCCGATGAGACGACGCTGCTCGGCTTCTGCGGCGCCCCCTGGACGCTCGCGACCTATATGATCGCGGGCCGGGGAACGCCCGATCAGGCCCCCGCGCGCCTTGCCTCCATGCGCGATCCCGCCTTCTTCGCGGCGCTGATCGACAAGCTGGTGGAGGCGTCCGCGACCTATCTCATCGGCCAGTTCCGGGCCGGGGTGGACGCGGTCCAGATCTTCGATTCCTGGGCTGGGGTGCTCGATCCGGAAGCGTTTGAGCAGTGGTCAGTCAGGCCGATCAGGCGGATTGTCAGTGCAGTGAGAGCAGAAATTCCCGAAGCCCGCATCATCGCCTTCCCGAAGGGCGCGACGCAGGCCGGGCTCACCTCGATGGCGCTGGCGAGCGGGGTGAACGGCGTCGGGCTCGACTGGACGGCGGACCGGCGGGCGGTGCGCGGAGCCCTCGGCGGGCGCTTCGCCCTTCAGGGCAATCTCGACCCGCTGGCGCTGATCGCCGGCGGGGCGGCGCTCGACCGGGCCATCGACACGCTGATGGCGGATTTTCGCGGCGCGGCGCATATTTTCAATCTGGGGCACGGTATCCGGCCGGAAACGCCGATTGCCCATGTCGAGCAGATGATCCGACGTCTACGCGGTTGA